The Kiritimatiellales bacterium genome window below encodes:
- a CDS encoding AAA family ATPase, which yields MEAITFTIPAWVLYATGGSILFLIIFFWLIAQTVKTARLKKKLASVEKNIRTVETNANIKIQQFTDQINTDLNTAQASANKLISDQSESFTKLELTTKTDLQNFIKKLDDIEEKCQYLIPPKQYTETFGEAYLRSKSKHEKKLKTANVAFTKLTAEQQTCINQINAGVPIILITGRAGTGKSTLIQHILSTTTRRYATLAPTGVAARNINGQTIHSFFHFPGRPLSSGNIKKLAEEKDRQIYEKLELLIIDEISMVRVDIMNAINLFLQKNRHGKSHLPFGGVQIVMLGDLFQLPAFARKSKKHGETQSEYDIMQTIYPNRMQFIGAPSLETVNFTHITLNHVFRQDDPSFIMLLNQIRIEHNIKQALDSLHARCRVTQTPPPESISLTAYNNDADKINDDRLSQLSAPNKSYKADITGEYPEEEFPTDQILTLKTDARVMILINNGDIYQNGSMGTVTKLESDEIYVRMDKKDDIVKIERHTWERNGFTYNEKTDEIEEILLGTFKQFPVRLGWAITIHKSQGQTIQNIHIDLGKGAFSHGQVYVALSRCPRSEGITLSKTITAKDIKKCNEMYELMKPLSNQ from the coding sequence ATGGAAGCAATTACATTCACCATTCCCGCATGGGTTCTTTATGCCACAGGAGGCTCCATTCTTTTTCTAATTATTTTTTTTTGGCTGATTGCTCAGACGGTAAAAACTGCTCGGTTGAAAAAGAAATTAGCATCGGTTGAAAAAAATATCCGCACGGTCGAAACCAACGCCAATATAAAAATTCAACAATTCACGGATCAAATTAATACGGATTTAAACACGGCTCAGGCTTCGGCAAATAAATTAATTTCTGATCAATCAGAATCTTTCACAAAGCTCGAACTAACAACAAAAACTGATTTACAGAATTTTATAAAAAAACTCGATGACATTGAAGAAAAGTGCCAATACCTGATTCCGCCTAAACAATATACAGAAACTTTTGGCGAAGCATATCTTCGCTCAAAATCAAAACATGAAAAAAAACTTAAAACCGCAAATGTTGCGTTTACAAAGCTCACGGCCGAGCAGCAAACTTGCATAAATCAGATTAACGCCGGCGTTCCAATTATTTTAATTACCGGCCGTGCTGGAACCGGAAAATCAACTCTTATTCAGCATATCCTCTCAACAACAACGCGCCGATACGCAACACTTGCCCCAACAGGCGTGGCGGCTAGAAATATTAATGGGCAAACAATTCATTCATTTTTTCATTTCCCCGGGCGCCCGTTATCTTCCGGAAACATAAAAAAGCTGGCTGAAGAAAAAGACCGACAGATCTATGAAAAATTAGAACTTCTTATTATTGATGAAATCTCAATGGTTCGCGTCGACATCATGAACGCTATAAATTTGTTTCTACAAAAAAACAGACATGGCAAATCCCACCTTCCGTTTGGCGGCGTTCAGATCGTAATGCTCGGCGACCTTTTCCAGCTGCCAGCATTTGCAAGAAAATCAAAAAAACACGGAGAAACGCAGTCTGAATATGACATCATGCAAACTATTTATCCGAACAGAATGCAATTTATCGGGGCACCATCTCTTGAGACCGTGAATTTCACGCATATTACTTTAAATCATGTTTTCCGACAGGATGATCCATCTTTTATTATGCTTCTGAATCAGATCAGGATAGAACATAATATAAAACAAGCACTAGACAGTCTCCATGCTCGATGCCGCGTAACACAAACACCGCCTCCAGAAAGTATCAGTTTGACCGCATATAACAATGATGCGGATAAAATAAATGATGATCGCCTAAGCCAGCTTTCTGCACCAAATAAATCATATAAAGCAGATATAACAGGGGAATATCCAGAAGAAGAATTTCCAACTGACCAAATTCTTACTTTAAAAACTGATGCCCGCGTAATGATATTAATAAATAATGGAGATATTTATCAAAATGGCAGCATGGGAACTGTCACAAAACTTGAATCTGATGAAATCTATGTTCGGATGGATAAAAAAGACGATATTGTAAAAATAGAGCGGCATACATGGGAACGCAACGGGTTCACATACAACGAAAAAACCGATGAAATAGAAGAAATTTTATTGGGAACATTTAAGCAATTCCCTGTCCGGCTGGGATGGGCCATAACCATTCATAAATCACAAGGGCAGACCATCCAAAACATTCATATTGATCTGGGTAAAGGGGCGTTTTCACATGGACAAGTTTATGTCGCTCTCAGCCGGTGTCCGCGTTCAGAAGGAATTACACTGTCAAAAACAATCACAGCAAAGGATATTAAAAAATGTAATGAAATGTACGAACTAATGAAACCGCTTTCCAATCAATAA
- a CDS encoding ribbon-helix-helix protein, CopG family has protein sequence MPNKRADNKDYLSAWIDADLKTALRKLAKERGTSMSDIINDVLCEEVEKYEAMEDKDGSK, from the coding sequence ATGCCAAATAAAAGAGCAGATAATAAAGACTACTTGTCAGCGTGGATTGATGCTGATTTGAAGACCGCTTTAAGAAAGCTGGCGAAAGAGCGCGGCACGAGTATGAGTGACATTATTAATGATGTCCTGTGTGAAGAAGTCGAAAAGTATGAAGCGATGGAGGATAAAGATGGCTCAAAATAA
- a CDS encoding DUF6364 family protein, translating into MAQNKKEYLGCTIDADIMKKLKHIAKKEHRSVSNMVELFLMRGVGHRSEQAPTM; encoded by the coding sequence ATGGCTCAAAATAAAAAAGAGTATCTTGGGTGCACAATCGACGCTGATATTATGAAAAAGCTCAAACACATTGCGAAAAAAGAACACCGTTCTGTTTCGAATATGGTTGAGCTTTTTCTTATGCGGGGTGTGGGACACCGCAGCGAGCAAGCTCCGACTATGTAA
- a CDS encoding helix-turn-helix domain-containing protein, which yields MSTKKTATFPRIMPTDVAAVYLGISEDSLRRLLSRGLIRRQQGFKHPFRFSKIELDRYLEKGQVA from the coding sequence ATGAGCACTAAAAAAACAGCAACGTTCCCGCGCATTATGCCGACGGATGTGGCGGCGGTGTATTTGGGGATCAGTGAAGATTCGCTCCGCCGGCTTTTGAGCCGGGGGCTGATTCGCCGGCAGCAGGGATTTAAGCATCCGTTCCGTTTTTCGAAAATTGAGCTGGACCGGTATCTGGAGAAGGGGCAGGTGGCGTGA
- a CDS encoding DNA cytosine methyltransferase: MKGDILYELALFAGGGGGILAGMLLGRTCIGACEIEEYQRRVLLARQKDGLLPEFPIWDDIRTFRSDNAECAEFFDYLRTIRNGLSITAGFPCQDISAAGKGAGISGERSGLWGEARRIIDEVRPAYAELENSPMLVSRGLAVVISDLCKMGYDCRWGVLGADDFGAPHRRKRIWISAALGDAERKRLERHTRNETRSQRRSFKSRPASASSLCADVADTANQRNVRRHRKLSADAAAGCVGRSDGTREEIYDGWEWWNAEPDFPRVANDVAYRVDRIETIGNGQVPIVAATAWELLK, encoded by the coding sequence ATGAAGGGTGATATTCTTTATGAGCTGGCACTATTTGCAGGAGGGGGCGGAGGAATCCTTGCGGGAATGCTTCTCGGTCGTACTTGCATCGGAGCTTGTGAAATCGAGGAATATCAGCGGCGAGTTCTTCTGGCTCGGCAAAAAGACGGACTCCTGCCGGAGTTTCCAATCTGGGACGACATCAGGACATTCCGCAGCGACAACGCCGAGTGTGCAGAGTTTTTCGACTACCTGCGAACAATCAGAAACGGGCTTTCAATTACGGCGGGATTCCCGTGTCAGGACATTTCGGCAGCGGGTAAAGGCGCTGGCATTTCTGGCGAAAGAAGCGGGCTGTGGGGTGAAGCACGGCGAATCATTGATGAGGTACGACCGGCGTATGCGGAGCTGGAAAACTCACCGATGCTTGTTTCCAGAGGTCTTGCCGTTGTCATCAGTGACCTTTGCAAAATGGGGTATGACTGTCGATGGGGAGTATTGGGAGCTGACGACTTTGGAGCGCCCCATCGTAGAAAAAGAATATGGATCAGCGCAGCGCTGGGTGACGCCGAACGCAAGAGACTGGAAAGACACACCCGGAATGAAACGCGTTCGCAAAGACGGTCGTTCAAAAGTAGACCAGCTTCCGCGTCAAGTTTATGCGCGGACGTGGCCGACACCGCGAACCAAAGGAATGTGCGGCGGCACCGGAAACTTTCAGCAGATGCAGCGGCTGGTTGCGTCGGGCGTTCTGACGGAACGCGAGAAGAAATCTATGACGGCTGGGAATGGTGGAACGCTGAACCCGACTTTCCCAGAGTGGCTAATGATGTGGCCTATCGGGTGGACAGAATTGAAACCATTGGAAATGGACAAGTTCCAATCGTGGCCGCAACAGCATGGGAGTTATTAAAATGA
- a CDS encoding HD domain-containing protein → MSKCGAYPAGVSGYEREIIGHTRTLDDVACRACGESDHFEDKDKNDNQIEIMTMLETTQRAGTQDLIDWLCGTGFFTAPASSKFHGAVEGGLAQHSLNVFDLLAKFIFDFKIDVPRESVVIAALLHDVCKVGFYLPADAGSDAPYKCNKNHPKGHARLSIERVKRFIELTDLEEKMILYHMGVYGLNEFDERRGEYSLRDGGMANAWFHHPAVKLMYFADELAAFQEMVPEKN, encoded by the coding sequence ATGAGCAAGTGCGGAGCATACCCTGCCGGAGTTTCCGGCTACGAGCGGGAGATCATCGGACACACTAGAACGCTGGACGACGTGGCGTGCCGGGCATGCGGCGAAAGCGACCACTTCGAAGATAAAGATAAGAACGATAATCAGATTGAAATTATGACGATGCTGGAAACGACCCAGCGCGCAGGAACTCAGGATTTAATTGATTGGCTGTGCGGTACGGGATTTTTTACGGCGCCGGCTTCGTCGAAGTTTCATGGAGCGGTTGAGGGCGGGCTGGCGCAGCATAGTTTAAATGTTTTCGATTTGCTGGCGAAATTTATTTTTGATTTTAAAATCGATGTTCCGCGTGAATCGGTAGTGATCGCCGCATTGTTGCACGATGTTTGCAAGGTCGGGTTTTATCTTCCGGCGGATGCCGGTTCTGATGCTCCTTATAAATGTAATAAGAATCATCCAAAGGGGCATGCGCGGTTATCGATCGAGCGCGTTAAAAGGTTCATCGAACTAACTGATCTCGAAGAGAAGATGATTCTCTATCACATGGGCGTTTACGGCCTGAATGAATTTGATGAGCGTCGCGGGGAATATTCATTACGCGACGGCGGTATGGCAAATGCGTGGTTCCACCATCCAGCGGTTAAGCTGATGTATTTCGCCGATGAGTTGGCGGCATTTCAAGAAATGGTTCCTGAGAAAAATTAA
- a CDS encoding YopX family protein, whose translation MNRKIKFRGKRVDNGEWVFGDLWQVGENDFCILVENNAKKYAEKLHAAVKGCKDKLFIDRNDILKAAEEIAKIDAAPVEVIPETVGQFTGLKDKDGVEIYENDYISIHTDRKYGGVIRWDGEYSAFLIKIGLNESRSAFLTEGDWKITGNTHDGVNLLEEKE comes from the coding sequence ATGAACAGAAAAATAAAATTCAGAGGGAAACGAGTAGATAACGGCGAGTGGGTTTTTGGCGATCTGTGGCAGGTCGGTGAAAACGATTTTTGTATTTTAGTAGAAAACAATGCAAAAAAGTACGCAGAAAAACTTCATGCCGCTGTTAAGGGATGCAAAGACAAGCTGTTTATTGATCGTAACGATATACTGAAAGCTGCCGAAGAAATTGCAAAAATTGATGCAGCTCCCGTTGAGGTCATTCCTGAAACCGTAGGGCAGTTTACTGGACTGAAGGACAAAGACGGCGTTGAGATTTACGAGAACGATTACATTTCAATTCATACAGATCGAAAATATGGCGGAGTTATTCGGTGGGATGGCGAGTATTCCGCTTTTCTAATCAAGATAGGGCTTAATGAATCTCGGTCAGCTTTTTTGACCGAAGGTGACTGGAAAATAACCGGTAACACTCACGACGGCGTCAATCTTTTGGAGGAAAAGGAATGA
- a CDS encoding phage Gp37/Gp68 family protein encodes MKHKIDWLNVPGYVPQTWNPIIGCSKISAGCQNCYAEKMAFRLAMMFNGNYEQVVDPLTDKWNGKTRLVESTLKKPLSMKKPRAFFMSMTDPFHERILIHWIDMVFAVAALCPQHLFILLTKRAEKMQAYFNHIDKAISLGVGFRMDRLTGNGEISSPRRRPEIPLKNVWLGVTAENQEMADARIPLLMETPAARRFVSCEPMLGEINLNRVALFQDGSGVDWVICGGESGSGARPMNPDWARSLRDQCKAANVPFFMKQMSGVNKADREAIPDDLLIKEWPEVIADFRKHGQA; translated from the coding sequence ATGAAACACAAAATTGACTGGTTGAACGTGCCCGGCTATGTGCCTCAAACATGGAACCCGATAATCGGGTGCAGTAAGATTTCAGCAGGATGCCAAAACTGCTACGCCGAAAAGATGGCGTTCCGGCTCGCGATGATGTTTAACGGAAATTACGAGCAGGTTGTCGATCCGCTTACTGATAAATGGAACGGTAAAACAAGGCTGGTTGAATCCACGCTTAAAAAGCCGCTTTCAATGAAGAAGCCGCGTGCGTTTTTCATGAGCATGACCGACCCGTTTCATGAGCGAATATTGATTCATTGGATAGACATGGTTTTCGCAGTAGCGGCGCTATGTCCGCAACATCTGTTTATTCTGCTGACAAAAAGGGCAGAGAAAATGCAGGCATATTTCAACCATATTGATAAGGCGATCAGCCTAGGAGTCGGATTCCGTATGGATCGTTTGACAGGCAATGGTGAAATTTCATCCCCTCGGCGTCGCCCAGAAATCCCGCTCAAAAACGTCTGGCTTGGAGTAACGGCGGAGAATCAAGAAATGGCAGACGCTCGAATTCCTCTTCTAATGGAGACACCGGCGGCGCGGCGATTTGTTAGCTGTGAGCCGATGCTGGGGGAAATTAATTTAAATCGAGTTGCTTTATTTCAGGATGGAAGCGGCGTCGACTGGGTAATATGCGGTGGCGAATCAGGTTCCGGAGCGCGCCCAATGAATCCGGACTGGGCGCGCAGTTTAAGAGACCAGTGCAAAGCGGCGAATGTTCCGTTCTTCATGAAACAGATGAGCGGGGTAAACAAAGCCGACCGCGAAGCTATCCCCGATGATCTTTTAATCAAGGAGTGGCCGGAGGTTATTGCAGATTTTAGGAAACACGGACAGGCATGA
- a CDS encoding DNA adenine methylase has protein sequence MTRNRTAEKIERPVLRYFGGKWRIASWIISYFPEHRRYVEPFGGAASVLLQKAPAYNEIYNDIDSSVVNFFRVVRSPVLAAELMRVLRLTPYSREEFVEARQMSCDPVEAARRLCVRSFMGHSSSGVSHRGTGFRNEANDIVKSSSQASGFKDVADLIPAVTERLRDAVIEQMDAVDLIRKFDSEDTLIYCDPPYPFSTRSQKGLQQYSHEMSDEEHAVLMECLERSGSMVVLSGYADCIYDGLGWESVDRLAWTVGGERTERLWINPAAMSRLSISQIKQMEFNWRSYEQEQREAEGMERRSAAGGGKGCAAGDAVAAVRDPVAFGDEDSVSF, from the coding sequence ATGACACGAAACAGAACAGCGGAAAAAATAGAGCGTCCGGTACTGCGTTATTTCGGGGGGAAGTGGCGGATTGCTTCGTGGATAATTTCTTATTTTCCGGAACACCGGCGTTATGTGGAGCCGTTCGGAGGTGCGGCGTCGGTACTGTTGCAGAAGGCGCCGGCGTACAATGAGATTTACAACGATATTGATTCGAGTGTGGTTAATTTTTTCAGGGTGGTGCGTTCGCCGGTGCTGGCAGCGGAGCTGATGCGGGTGCTGCGGTTGACGCCGTACAGCCGGGAGGAGTTTGTTGAAGCGCGGCAGATGTCATGTGATCCGGTGGAAGCGGCGCGCAGGCTGTGTGTGCGTTCGTTTATGGGTCATTCATCTTCCGGTGTTTCGCATCGTGGTACCGGTTTCCGGAATGAGGCGAATGACATAGTGAAGAGTTCGAGTCAGGCGTCCGGGTTCAAAGATGTTGCGGATCTGATTCCAGCGGTTACGGAGCGATTGCGTGATGCGGTGATTGAGCAGATGGATGCGGTGGATTTGATTCGGAAGTTTGATTCTGAGGACACGCTGATTTATTGCGATCCGCCGTATCCGTTTTCAACGCGTTCGCAAAAAGGATTACAGCAATATTCTCATGAGATGAGTGATGAGGAGCATGCGGTATTGATGGAATGTCTGGAGCGGTCGGGTTCGATGGTTGTTTTGAGCGGATACGCGGATTGCATTTATGACGGACTCGGCTGGGAGAGTGTTGATCGTTTGGCATGGACGGTTGGCGGTGAGCGGACGGAACGGCTTTGGATTAATCCGGCGGCGATGTCGAGGCTGAGTATTTCTCAGATTAAACAGATGGAATTTAACTGGAGGAGCTATGAGCAAGAACAACGGGAAGCGGAAGGCATGGAGAGAAGGTCAGCGGCGGGTGGCGGCAAGGGGTGTGCTGCTGGCGATGCAGTCGCAGCGGTTCGGGATCCGGTGGCGTTTGGCGATGAAGATTCTGTTTCGTTCTGA
- a CDS encoding portal protein, with protein sequence MSLSRAQQVRRSVEAVISANTTRGSVLEDCARYGLPREQDLLWQNQAEGVEKPNPVSSEMCRAIDRFVAFMYSNTVGDMSDLFSLRDLNEENNNQSSYSKWYGQVSERIMKLIRASNFPLTAHEMYYGYAAGGQGFHSVEIDELSGRLRNRAYSPFAGIWMTVDADGMPNGLYRKIDFTAQQAVEKFGAENLSERIQKDAENGHTEGNKHWFYYRVARRQQRKRELKSWRGMEWEAIWIEANSDKDRIVEEQGFRTFPFQCPRMYVAHNETHGRGIVHAAMYDTRAIQRARYDYFDAIETSIKPPLVTNDEDAAENFDRRAGSVTLVDDTDAVKEVGGNPNVMAAKDLNEELKQCIRSAAFLDLIEIIDRNKVYQNPQTMYLIEQQISGLMPVSARLRAEFFEPYVIRVFDLIIERDRGLPEEARTLPPIPDGLLDERGVLRYQVAFSMRLDEKIKLLQNTALLTFLEYAAAVGASYEQNPQLEALIPRSKALRHLAENTNVDSDLINDDTEEQKVLEEMAAAQAQAQQMEMMKGMVRPMDMAKAPEPGSPMEQSAGGAGFVD encoded by the coding sequence ATGAGTCTTTCTCGCGCACAGCAGGTACGCCGCTCGGTGGAGGCGGTGATTTCCGCAAATACCACGCGCGGCAGTGTGCTGGAGGATTGTGCGCGGTATGGTTTGCCGCGTGAACAGGATTTACTGTGGCAGAATCAGGCCGAGGGAGTTGAGAAGCCGAATCCGGTTTCGAGCGAAATGTGCCGCGCGATTGACCGGTTTGTGGCGTTTATGTATTCCAACACGGTCGGGGATATGTCCGACCTGTTCAGTCTGCGCGATTTGAACGAAGAGAATAACAATCAGTCGTCATACAGCAAATGGTACGGACAGGTTTCCGAACGGATTATGAAGCTGATCCGGGCATCGAATTTTCCTTTGACGGCGCATGAAATGTATTATGGCTATGCGGCGGGCGGACAGGGGTTTCACAGTGTTGAAATCGACGAGCTGAGCGGGCGGCTGCGCAACCGGGCGTATTCCCCTTTTGCAGGAATCTGGATGACGGTGGACGCGGACGGCATGCCAAACGGGCTCTACCGTAAAATTGATTTCACGGCGCAGCAGGCGGTGGAAAAGTTTGGTGCAGAGAATTTATCTGAGCGCATTCAAAAGGATGCAGAAAACGGCCATACCGAAGGAAATAAACACTGGTTTTATTATCGGGTGGCGCGCCGGCAGCAGCGTAAGCGCGAGTTAAAAAGCTGGCGCGGCATGGAGTGGGAAGCGATCTGGATTGAGGCGAACAGCGACAAAGACCGGATTGTTGAAGAGCAGGGGTTCCGCACGTTTCCGTTTCAGTGTCCGCGCATGTATGTGGCACACAACGAAACGCACGGCCGCGGCATTGTCCATGCGGCGATGTACGACACACGGGCGATTCAGCGTGCGCGGTATGATTATTTTGATGCGATTGAAACATCGATTAAGCCGCCGCTGGTTACGAATGACGAGGATGCTGCTGAAAACTTCGACCGGCGCGCCGGCAGTGTGACGCTGGTTGATGATACGGATGCGGTTAAAGAGGTTGGCGGTAATCCGAATGTGATGGCGGCGAAGGATTTGAACGAGGAGTTGAAGCAGTGCATCCGCTCGGCGGCATTTCTGGATCTGATTGAGATTATTGACCGGAACAAAGTCTACCAGAATCCGCAGACGATGTATCTGATTGAGCAGCAGATTTCCGGGCTGATGCCGGTATCGGCACGGTTGCGGGCAGAGTTTTTTGAGCCGTATGTGATCCGGGTGTTCGATTTGATCATCGAGCGGGACCGCGGACTGCCGGAGGAGGCGCGCACCCTGCCGCCGATTCCTGACGGACTGCTGGATGAGCGCGGGGTGCTGCGCTATCAGGTGGCGTTTTCGATGCGGCTGGACGAGAAAATCAAGCTGCTTCAAAACACTGCACTGTTAACGTTTCTTGAATATGCGGCGGCCGTCGGCGCCAGCTATGAACAGAATCCGCAACTGGAGGCACTGATCCCGCGCAGCAAGGCACTGCGGCATCTGGCGGAAAACACAAATGTGGATTCTGATCTGATTAACGATGATACCGAAGAGCAGAAAGTGCTGGAAGAGATGGCGGCAGCGCAGGCGCAGGCGCAGCAGATGGAGATGATGAAGGGCATGGTGCGGCCGATGGATATGGCGAAAGCACCGGAGCCGGGCAGTCCGATGGAGCAGAGTGCCGGCGGGGCAGGTTTTGTCGATTGA
- a CDS encoding phage capsid protein gives MDITHYVQQFNAAVQQLAGGPDRSYLREAVGFKGNPTGETDWLDAIAPANRAGRTRKVSDLTNRQTYDALAEMDQTAENFILHNFTPNDGVTKLRTPAQPNKIDVAHWFYPEAKDFLELSDPTSRTMKTLMAGFWLKIDSMIILALLRTAVQRKSTLNSTLHNVTIPASQVLPDTRYANADIKLFSAVKKRFSKAYCGNQRIYFGMGPEMWEALVNNSGDKLNNKDYVDSARYFSTGELPAVYGLTPLVHPIFEDAETLGALGLISPEDGELGTVAAWTENGVTWDEWKGINSGMEGPNLFMNGQSIATVDVYADCVRTDDLQVVQGAVIGDVD, from the coding sequence ATGGATATTACGCATTATGTTCAACAGTTTAATGCAGCCGTTCAGCAGTTAGCTGGCGGACCTGATAGAAGTTACCTGCGCGAAGCCGTGGGGTTTAAAGGCAATCCGACCGGAGAAACAGACTGGCTGGATGCGATTGCTCCGGCAAACAGAGCCGGCCGCACACGGAAGGTCAGCGATTTGACCAACCGCCAGACGTATGACGCCCTGGCGGAGATGGATCAGACGGCAGAGAATTTTATTCTGCATAATTTTACGCCGAATGATGGAGTGACGAAACTCCGCACACCGGCACAGCCGAATAAAATTGATGTGGCGCACTGGTTCTATCCGGAAGCGAAAGATTTTCTGGAGCTGTCGGATCCGACCAGTCGCACGATGAAGACGCTGATGGCAGGTTTCTGGCTGAAAATTGATTCCATGATCATATTGGCACTGCTGCGTACAGCAGTTCAGCGCAAGAGCACATTAAACAGCACACTGCATAATGTGACGATCCCGGCGAGTCAGGTTCTGCCGGATACCCGATATGCCAATGCAGATATAAAGCTGTTCAGCGCGGTGAAAAAACGCTTTTCGAAAGCGTACTGCGGGAATCAGCGCATCTATTTCGGCATGGGGCCGGAGATGTGGGAAGCGTTGGTGAATAACAGCGGCGATAAGCTGAACAACAAGGACTATGTTGACAGCGCACGCTATTTTTCAACCGGCGAACTGCCGGCGGTTTACGGGTTAACTCCGCTTGTTCATCCGATTTTTGAAGACGCGGAAACGCTGGGAGCACTCGGATTGATTTCTCCTGAAGATGGTGAACTCGGCACAGTGGCCGCGTGGACGGAAAACGGCGTTACGTGGGACGAGTGGAAAGGCATCAATTCCGGGATGGAAGGCCCGAACCTCTTCATGAACGGCCAGAGCATTGCGACGGTGGATGTGTATGCAGATTGCGTGCGCACGGACGACCTGCAGGTTGTGCAGGGCGCAGTGATTGGCGACGTGGACTAA